In a genomic window of [Empedobacter] haloabium:
- a CDS encoding hemerythrin domain-containing protein, translating into MVRAHWSPDLLLGEPVMDTAHRALYDTLGKLTFVPATDFAAAYHACVAALERDFREEEEAMERMRYAALRGHREQHARALAGLHHAAAALAEGDPQPAHHAVDLLAEWLQLHITTMDRALVMALRRAQGVTAQPE; encoded by the coding sequence ATGGTTCGCGCACACTGGAGCCCCGACCTGCTGTTGGGGGAACCCGTCATGGATACGGCGCATCGCGCCCTGTATGACACGCTGGGCAAGCTGACCTTCGTGCCGGCGACCGATTTCGCCGCGGCCTACCATGCCTGCGTGGCGGCGCTCGAGCGCGACTTCCGCGAGGAAGAGGAGGCGATGGAACGCATGCGCTACGCCGCGCTGCGCGGCCATCGCGAACAGCACGCGCGAGCGCTGGCGGGGCTGCACCACGCGGCGGCCGCGCTGGCCGAAGGCGATCCGCAGCCGGCGCACCATGCCGTCGACTTGCTGGCCGAATGGTTGCAGCTGCATATCACGACCATGGACCGGGCCCTCGTCATGGCCCTGCGACGGGCCCAGGGCGTGACGGCGCAGCCGGAATGA
- a CDS encoding alpha/beta fold hydrolase, with product MTRAPLTAVCAYQPEGSAWQGGALHDAPQQGTDSAAADLLLNALLARMTGSVSPAALATAWFDWASHLLLAPSKQQELALHGATSLARWWRYAAAAAQPHLDPSHVIEPLAQDRRFTDPAWQRWPYNVLSQGFLLQQQWWHHATMGVRGVSRHHSEVVTFVTRQLLDCVAPSNFPATNPVVQGATLAAGGSNLVAGAIRAATDWAAASGAVRPESRYLPGRDVAVTPGQVVLRNDLIELLRYDPVTPQVHAQPLLIVPAWIMKYYILDLSPHNSLVRYLVDQGHTVFMISWKNPTASDRELGMEDYRKLGVMAALDTICAQNGAARVNACGYCLGGTLLSIAAAAMARDGDERLASITLLAAQVDFTEPGELSLFIDESEVSYLEAAMWSQGYLDTRQMAGAFQLLRSNDLIWSRRLKQYLLNLPDRDSDLIAWNADATRMPYRMHTQYLRQLFLNNDLAHGRYLVGGRPVALTDIEVPVFAVGTLTDHVAPWRSVYKIVLLADTDVTFLLTSGGHNVGVVAPPDSSNRSYQVATHRHDTAFIDAERWHACVPVEQGSWWPAWETWLARQAGPLVAAPPLPVGLEPAPGRYVLQT from the coding sequence ATGACCCGCGCCCCTCTCACCGCCGTTTGCGCCTACCAGCCCGAAGGCAGCGCCTGGCAGGGCGGCGCGCTGCACGACGCCCCGCAACAGGGCACCGACAGCGCCGCCGCCGACCTGCTGCTGAACGCCCTGCTGGCACGCATGACCGGCTCGGTCTCGCCGGCGGCATTGGCCACCGCCTGGTTCGACTGGGCCAGCCATTTGCTGCTGGCCCCATCGAAACAGCAGGAACTGGCGCTGCACGGCGCCACCAGCCTGGCGCGCTGGTGGCGCTACGCGGCCGCGGCCGCCCAGCCGCATCTCGACCCGTCGCACGTGATCGAACCGCTGGCGCAGGATCGCCGCTTCACCGATCCGGCCTGGCAACGCTGGCCCTATAACGTGCTGTCGCAAGGCTTCCTGCTGCAGCAGCAGTGGTGGCACCACGCCACGATGGGGGTGCGCGGCGTGTCGCGCCACCACAGCGAGGTCGTTACCTTCGTGACCCGCCAGCTGCTCGATTGCGTGGCGCCGTCCAACTTCCCGGCGACCAACCCGGTGGTGCAGGGTGCGACGCTGGCCGCCGGCGGCTCCAACCTGGTCGCCGGCGCGATCCGCGCCGCCACCGACTGGGCCGCGGCCAGCGGCGCGGTGCGGCCCGAAAGCCGTTACCTGCCGGGCCGCGACGTGGCGGTGACGCCCGGCCAGGTGGTGCTGCGCAACGACCTGATCGAACTGCTGCGCTACGACCCCGTGACGCCACAGGTGCACGCGCAGCCGCTGCTGATCGTGCCGGCATGGATCATGAAGTATTACATCCTCGACCTGTCGCCGCATAATTCGCTGGTGCGCTACCTGGTCGACCAGGGCCACACGGTCTTCATGATCTCGTGGAAGAACCCGACCGCCAGCGACCGCGAGCTCGGCATGGAAGACTACCGCAAGCTCGGCGTGATGGCCGCGCTCGACACGATCTGCGCCCAGAACGGGGCGGCCCGGGTCAATGCCTGCGGCTACTGCCTGGGCGGCACGCTGCTGTCGATCGCCGCGGCGGCCATGGCGCGCGACGGCGACGAACGCCTGGCCAGCATCACCCTGCTCGCGGCCCAGGTCGACTTCACCGAGCCCGGCGAGCTCTCCTTGTTCATCGACGAGAGCGAAGTCAGCTACCTGGAAGCGGCGATGTGGAGCCAGGGCTACCTGGACACGCGCCAGATGGCCGGTGCCTTCCAGCTGCTGCGCTCGAACGACCTGATCTGGTCGCGCCGGCTCAAGCAATACCTGCTGAACCTGCCGGACCGCGACTCCGACCTGATCGCGTGGAACGCGGACGCCACCCGCATGCCCTACCGCATGCACACGCAATACCTGCGCCAGCTGTTCCTGAACAACGACCTGGCGCATGGCCGCTACCTGGTCGGCGGCCGTCCGGTCGCGTTGACGGACATCGAAGTGCCCGTGTTCGCCGTCGGCACGCTGACCGACCACGTGGCGCCGTGGCGCTCGGTGTACAAGATCGTGCTGCTGGCCGATACCGACGTGACCTTCCTGCTGACCTCGGGCGGACACAACGTGGGCGTGGTGGCGCCGCCGGACAGCAGCAACCGCAGTTACCAGGTCGCCACGCACCGGCACGACACCGCCTTTATCGATGCCGAACGCTGGCACGCCTGCGTCCCCGTCGAGCAGGGTTCCTGGTGGCCGGCGTGGGAGACCTGGCTGGCCCGGCAGGCCGGTCCGCTGGTGGCCGCGCCACCGCTCCCGGTGGGCCTGGAGCCCGCTCCCGGCCGCTACGTGCTGCAGACATGA
- a CDS encoding universal stress protein, producing MYKTIVVHVDDKPQMRSRLAVAAGLATRYEAHLVGSAVTGISRGNYLLLGTSPMAALPDSDFDRLVEHGQAQLTAFTREVERLGIASWEQRLIEDDAGHALLLEARYADLIVVSRAAPTRLHLGASLPEFVALHGTRPVLVVPEDYPGDAAGGTVVVAWNGSMEATRAVTGALPLLRSARAVKVALINPDETDGLYGEQPGADLATWLARHGVEVEVVCERSEVGAAPALLGLAREIGADLLVAGAYGHSRYREWIAGGATRDLLAGTTMPLLLAH from the coding sequence ATGTACAAGACCATCGTGGTCCACGTCGACGACAAGCCGCAGATGCGTTCCCGCCTGGCGGTGGCGGCCGGCCTTGCCACCCGTTATGAAGCCCATCTGGTCGGCAGCGCCGTGACCGGCATCAGCCGCGGCAACTACTTACTGCTCGGCACTTCGCCGATGGCGGCACTGCCGGACAGCGACTTCGACCGGCTGGTCGAACACGGCCAGGCCCAGCTGACGGCGTTCACGCGCGAGGTCGAGCGGCTCGGCATCGCCTCCTGGGAGCAGCGCCTGATCGAGGACGACGCCGGCCATGCGCTGCTGCTCGAGGCACGCTATGCCGACCTGATCGTCGTCAGCCGCGCCGCGCCGACCCGCCTGCACCTGGGCGCCAGCCTGCCGGAATTCGTGGCCTTGCACGGCACCCGTCCCGTCCTCGTGGTGCCGGAAGACTATCCCGGCGACGCGGCCGGTGGCACCGTGGTGGTGGCCTGGAACGGCAGCATGGAGGCGACCCGCGCCGTGACCGGCGCTCTGCCCCTGCTGCGCTCGGCGCGCGCCGTCAAGGTCGCGCTGATCAATCCGGACGAGACGGACGGCCTGTACGGCGAACAGCCGGGCGCCGACCTGGCCACGTGGCTGGCGCGCCATGGGGTCGAGGTGGAGGTCGTATGCGAGCGCAGCGAAGTTGGCGCCGCGCCGGCGTTGCTCGGCCTGGCCCGCGAAATCGGCGCGGACCTGCTGGTGGCGGGCGCCTACGGCCACAGCCGCTATCGCGAATGGATCGCCGGCGGCGCCACCCGCGACCTGCTCGCCGGCACGACCATGCCGCTGCTGCTGGCGCATTGA
- the phbB gene encoding acetoacetyl-CoA reductase — MSKVALVTGGTRGLGAAISVALQQAGHRVAATYHSNEAAAAEFAQQHGIRVLRWDVADQAACQRGVARVVEQLGAVDILVNNAGITRDGPLHRMSQEQWQDVIHTNLDSMFNMTRAVIEGMRTRGYGRIVNLSSVNGRRGQAGQVNYAAAKAGVIGFTRALALENARRGITVNAVAPGYCDTAMVAAVRPDVLEQIVAGIPLGRLGRPEEVARVCAFLADEASGYITGATIDVNGGLYPG, encoded by the coding sequence ATGAGCAAGGTCGCATTGGTGACAGGAGGCACGCGCGGGCTGGGCGCGGCGATTTCGGTGGCATTGCAGCAGGCCGGCCATCGGGTCGCGGCCACGTATCACAGCAACGAAGCGGCGGCTGCCGAGTTCGCGCAGCAGCACGGCATCCGCGTGCTGCGCTGGGACGTGGCCGACCAGGCGGCGTGCCAGCGCGGCGTGGCGCGCGTCGTCGAGCAACTGGGCGCGGTGGATATCCTTGTCAACAATGCCGGCATCACGCGCGACGGCCCGCTGCACCGCATGAGCCAGGAGCAATGGCAGGACGTCATCCACACCAACCTGGACTCGATGTTCAACATGACGCGAGCCGTCATCGAAGGCATGCGCACGCGCGGTTACGGACGCATCGTCAACCTGTCCTCGGTCAACGGGCGCCGGGGCCAGGCCGGCCAGGTCAACTATGCGGCGGCCAAGGCCGGCGTGATCGGCTTCACCAGGGCGCTCGCACTGGAAAACGCGCGGCGCGGCATCACCGTCAATGCGGTCGCGCCCGGCTACTGCGACACGGCGATGGTCGCCGCGGTACGGCCGGACGTGCTGGAGCAGATCGTGGCCGGCATACCGCTCGGCCGGCTCGGCCGGCCCGAGGAGGTCGCGCGCGTCTGCGCCTTCCTGGCCGACGAGGCCTCCGGCTACATCACCGGTGCGACGATCGACGTCAACGGCGGGCTGTATCCGGGCTGA
- a CDS encoding L,D-transpeptidase family protein — protein sequence MTGTSWLSRALPWRAVRHGALLLLICVGGGAVAQEQDPGQIRALLADQAAQAPARREDAAVLARFYAERGYRLAWRASADVQAALALLDGAADHGLEPADYAAARDAVARLGGGDASAATGADVMLSRAVLRYLVDLHAGRTRGTVLSSDARPEQRFDAAALLQEALAGHGLAGLEARAVPHFGLYGRLQDALRRYRAMAAQGDTAVPASVAPRTAGADARDSAALRRRLVELGDLADGPGDDGQLVAALRRFQQRHGLGADGIAGRATLAALNVPLRERVRQLAFALERLRWLPALPERRVVVINLPSYRLWAVDRHAGEARPVLDMPVIVGKALRTPTPVFIGTMRQVEFNPYWNVPPSILRNELLAHVARDPDYLRRNNMEVVLAGAATQDVDAAILGRLRSGAARVRQRPGPDNALGAVKFVLPNSMNIYLHGTPARALFERARRDFSHGCIRVQDPAALAGFVLVEQGWDAAAVAQAMAPGTTRVVRLQAPLPVVIFYTTAIAEADGTVTFLADVYGLDAALARRWDAP from the coding sequence ATGACGGGAACGTCCTGGCTGTCGCGGGCCTTGCCGTGGCGCGCCGTCCGGCACGGCGCTCTGCTGCTGCTCATCTGCGTGGGTGGCGGCGCCGTCGCGCAAGAACAGGACCCCGGGCAAATCCGCGCATTGCTGGCTGACCAGGCGGCGCAGGCGCCGGCCCGGCGCGAGGATGCCGCCGTGCTGGCGCGCTTCTACGCGGAGCGCGGCTACCGCCTGGCCTGGCGCGCATCCGCCGACGTGCAGGCCGCGCTGGCCCTGCTGGACGGCGCGGCGGACCATGGCCTGGAGCCGGCCGATTATGCGGCGGCGCGGGATGCCGTGGCGCGGCTGGGTGGCGGCGACGCGAGCGCCGCCACGGGTGCCGACGTCATGCTCAGCCGCGCTGTCCTGCGTTATCTGGTCGACCTGCATGCCGGCCGCACCCGCGGCACGGTGCTGTCGTCCGACGCACGGCCCGAGCAACGTTTCGACGCGGCCGCGCTGCTGCAGGAAGCGCTTGCCGGTCATGGTCTGGCCGGGCTGGAGGCCCGAGCCGTGCCGCATTTCGGCTTGTATGGCCGGCTGCAGGACGCGCTGCGCCGCTACCGTGCGATGGCCGCGCAGGGCGACACGGCGGTGCCGGCCAGTGTCGCGCCGCGTACCGCTGGGGCCGACGCACGCGACAGCGCCGCCTTGCGACGCCGGCTGGTCGAGCTGGGCGACCTGGCCGACGGGCCAGGTGACGACGGGCAGCTGGTCGCGGCGCTGCGGCGCTTCCAGCAGCGTCACGGCCTGGGCGCGGACGGCATTGCCGGTCGCGCCACGCTGGCCGCGCTGAACGTGCCGCTGCGCGAGCGTGTGCGCCAACTGGCCTTCGCGCTGGAACGGCTGCGCTGGCTGCCGGCGTTGCCGGAACGGCGCGTGGTGGTGATCAACCTGCCGTCGTACCGGCTGTGGGCGGTCGACCGTCACGCCGGGGAGGCACGGCCGGTGCTGGACATGCCGGTCATCGTCGGCAAGGCCCTGCGCACGCCGACGCCGGTGTTCATCGGGACGATGCGCCAGGTCGAGTTCAATCCGTACTGGAACGTTCCCCCCAGCATCCTGCGCAACGAGTTGCTGGCGCACGTGGCGCGCGATCCGGATTATCTGCGCCGCAACAATATGGAAGTGGTTCTGGCTGGCGCCGCGACGCAGGACGTCGATGCCGCAATCCTGGGCCGCCTGCGCAGCGGCGCGGCGCGGGTGCGGCAGCGCCCGGGGCCCGACAACGCGCTGGGCGCCGTCAAGTTCGTGCTGCCGAACTCGATGAACATCTACCTGCACGGCACGCCGGCGCGCGCGCTGTTCGAACGTGCCCGGCGCGATTTCAGCCACGGCTGCATCCGCGTGCAGGACCCGGCCGCGCTGGCCGGCTTCGTGCTGGTCGAGCAGGGCTGGGACGCGGCCGCGGTGGCGCAGGCGATGGCGCCGGGCACGACGCGGGTGGTCCGTCTGCAGGCGCCGTTGCCGGTAGTGATCTTCTATACGACGGCGATCGCGGAAGCCGATGGCACGGTAACGTTCCTGGCGGACGTGTACGGGCTGGATGCGGCGCTGGCGCGGCGCTGGGATGCGCCCTGA
- a CDS encoding cation-translocating P-type ATPase, whose amino-acid sequence MSGGAADRDGLSAAEAARRLARDGPNALPEREARTAWKIAADAAREPMFLLLCGAALLYLLLGEPLEGGFLMLMVAATVGMTLYQEGKTERALQALRELGSPLALVLRDGSQQRIPARDLVAGDIILLAEGARVPADALLLSCHGIMADESLLSGESVPVRKAVAPDLPGPARPGGDDQPWVYSGTLVVQGQGRARVTATGARSEIGRIGTSLGAVRRPPSPLQRQSALLAKRFALIGLVTSALLVLLVGWRDGNWLQALLAGVALAISVLPEEFTVVLTVFPALGAWRLARSHVLTRRLAAIETLGATSVLCVDKTGTLTENRMALRRLWCAGSAAAPAPGLPAALAEVLRVALLATPQRSHDPLEHALQRHAALAPPAAPGALLVHEYGLSSNRRALMQAWQPPEGGAALLAAKGAPETVIALCHAPPAVRGAALAAAAAMAAEGLRVLAVAQARHAGPWPEDPAGLPFELVGLCALEDPLRPEIPAAMAACAAAGLRVVMITGDHPDTAAAIAGQAGLDARAVATGPELELGDPAALAERLAGVAVCARIVPEQKLAIVQALQRGGAVVAMTGDGVNDAPALRAADVGIAMGLRGTDVAREAAELTLLDDRFTSIVEAIAAGRRIFANMRKAMAYVAAIHVPIAGMALLPALFGWPVLLYPLHIVFLELVIDPACALVFENEPAEPDAMRKPPRARSSQLFGGRAIGHALLEGLGVLVMVAAAYAYAVTHLPEAEARAFGFAALVLANLALLLSNRARDGSVLAALKVANPVFWAIAGTALAMLLVVLYVPAAAALFRFAAPAPATLAMAGAIGLATVAALELFKLATARRQPGIRAPQPR is encoded by the coding sequence ATGAGCGGCGGCGCGGCCGATCGGGACGGCTTGTCCGCCGCGGAGGCAGCACGGCGGCTGGCGCGCGACGGACCGAATGCGCTGCCCGAACGGGAGGCGCGCACCGCCTGGAAGATCGCGGCCGACGCCGCGCGCGAACCGATGTTCCTGCTGCTGTGCGGCGCCGCCCTGCTGTACCTGCTGCTGGGGGAGCCGCTGGAAGGCGGCTTCCTGATGCTGATGGTGGCCGCCACCGTTGGCATGACCTTGTACCAGGAAGGCAAGACCGAGCGTGCCCTGCAGGCCCTGCGCGAACTGGGCAGCCCGCTCGCGCTGGTGCTGCGCGACGGCAGCCAGCAGCGCATCCCGGCGCGCGACCTGGTGGCAGGCGACATCATCCTGCTGGCCGAAGGCGCCCGCGTGCCCGCCGATGCCCTGCTGCTGTCCTGCCACGGCATCATGGCCGACGAGTCGCTGCTGTCGGGCGAATCCGTACCGGTCCGCAAGGCGGTCGCGCCGGACCTGCCCGGCCCGGCGCGACCAGGTGGCGACGACCAGCCCTGGGTCTACTCCGGCACTCTGGTCGTGCAGGGCCAGGGCCGTGCCCGCGTCACCGCGACCGGTGCGCGCAGCGAAATCGGCCGCATCGGCACCTCGCTGGGCGCGGTGCGGCGCCCGCCATCGCCGCTGCAGCGCCAGAGTGCCCTGCTGGCCAAGCGCTTCGCCCTGATCGGGCTGGTCACCAGCGCGCTGCTGGTCCTGCTGGTGGGCTGGCGCGACGGCAACTGGCTGCAGGCCCTGCTGGCCGGCGTCGCCCTGGCCATCTCCGTGCTGCCCGAGGAATTCACGGTGGTGCTGACGGTGTTCCCGGCACTGGGTGCGTGGCGACTGGCGCGCAGCCATGTGCTGACGCGCCGGCTGGCGGCGATCGAGACGCTGGGCGCCACCTCGGTCCTGTGCGTCGACAAGACCGGCACGCTGACGGAAAACCGCATGGCACTGCGGCGCCTGTGGTGCGCCGGCAGCGCCGCCGCACCCGCGCCGGGCCTGCCGGCGGCGCTGGCCGAGGTGCTGCGCGTGGCCCTGCTGGCCACGCCGCAACGTTCGCACGACCCGCTCGAACACGCCCTGCAGCGCCATGCGGCACTGGCACCGCCAGCAGCGCCGGGTGCGCTGCTGGTGCACGAATACGGGCTGAGCTCGAACCGGCGCGCACTGATGCAGGCATGGCAGCCGCCCGAGGGCGGCGCGGCGCTGCTGGCCGCCAAGGGCGCGCCGGAAACGGTCATCGCCTTGTGCCACGCGCCGCCGGCCGTGCGCGGCGCCGCGCTGGCGGCCGCCGCCGCCATGGCGGCCGAAGGGCTGCGCGTGCTGGCTGTCGCGCAGGCCCGTCACGCCGGCCCCTGGCCCGAGGATCCGGCCGGCTTGCCATTCGAACTGGTGGGCCTGTGCGCGCTGGAGGACCCGCTGCGGCCGGAAATCCCCGCCGCCATGGCGGCCTGCGCCGCCGCCGGGCTGCGCGTGGTGATGATCACGGGCGACCATCCCGACACGGCGGCGGCGATCGCCGGCCAGGCCGGCCTGGATGCGCGCGCCGTTGCCACGGGTCCGGAGCTGGAACTGGGCGATCCGGCCGCGCTGGCCGAACGGCTGGCCGGGGTGGCCGTGTGCGCGCGCATCGTGCCGGAACAGAAGCTGGCGATCGTGCAGGCGCTGCAGCGCGGCGGTGCCGTGGTGGCGATGACCGGCGACGGCGTCAACGACGCGCCGGCGCTCAGGGCGGCCGATGTCGGCATCGCGATGGGCCTGCGCGGCACCGACGTTGCCCGCGAAGCCGCCGAACTGACGCTGCTGGACGACCGCTTCACCTCCATCGTCGAGGCGATCGCGGCTGGCCGCCGCATCTTCGCCAACATGCGCAAGGCGATGGCCTACGTCGCGGCCATCCACGTGCCGATCGCCGGCATGGCCCTGCTGCCCGCGCTGTTCGGCTGGCCGGTGCTGCTGTACCCGCTGCACATCGTGTTCCTGGAGCTGGTGATCGATCCGGCCTGCGCCCTGGTGTTCGAGAACGAACCGGCCGAACCCGACGCCATGCGCAAGCCGCCGCGCGCGCGCTCGAGCCAGCTGTTCGGCGGGCGCGCCATCGGCCATGCCTTGCTGGAAGGGCTGGGCGTATTGGTCATGGTCGCGGCGGCCTATGCCTACGCGGTAACGCACCTGCCGGAGGCCGAGGCGCGCGCGTTCGGCTTTGCCGCGCTGGTGCTGGCCAACCTGGCGCTGCTGCTGTCGAACCGGGCCCGCGACGGCAGCGTGCTGGCGGCGCTGAAGGTCGCCAATCCGGTGTTCTGGGCCATTGCCGGCACGGCGCTGGCGATGCTGCTGGTGGTGCTGTACGTGCCCGCGGCTGCCGCCTTGTTCCGCTTCGCGGCACCGGCGCCCGCGACGCTGGCGATGGCGGGCGCGATCGGCCTTGCCACGGTGGCGGCCCTGGAGCTGTTCAAGCTGGCCACGGCACGCCGCCAGCCCGGCATCAGGGCGCCGCAACCTCGATGA